In the Anastrepha obliqua isolate idAnaObli1 chromosome 1, idAnaObli1_1.0, whole genome shotgun sequence genome, one interval contains:
- the LOC129247468 gene encoding glycine receptor subunit alpha-2 isoform X1, which produces MRTVFKQLNQQRFLVIFAIHLYLLEKSILMCNCVHGLRNTTESAELVTGIESSLSLPDILPIPSKNYDKNRAPKLLGQPTVVYFHVTVLSLDSINEESMTYVTDVFLAQSWRDPRLRLPENMSEQYRILDVDWLHSIWRPDCFFKNAKKVTFHEMSIPNHYLWLYHDKTLLYMSKLTLVLSCAMKFESYPHDTQICSMMIESLSHTVEDLVFIWNMTDPLVVNSEIELPQLDISNNYTTDCTIEYSTGNFTCLAIVFNLRRRLGYHLFHTYIPSALIVVMSWISFWIKPEAIPARVTLGVTSLLTLATQNTQSQQSLPPVSYVKAIDVWMSSCSVFVFLSLMEFAVVNNYMGPVATKAMKGYSDENIHDLSDMKVRKNHHRESIIEPQYDTFCHGHATAIYIDKFSRFFFPFSFFILNIVYWTTFL; this is translated from the exons ATGCGTACAGTGTTTAAACAATTGAATCAACAAAGATTTCTAGTCATTTTCGCCATTCATTTGTATTTGTTGGAAAAATCAATATTGATGTGCAATTGTGTTCATGGTTTAAG AAATACCACTGAAAGCGCAGAATTAGTAACCGGCATCGAGTCAAGTTTATCATTGCCAGATATTCTACCAATACCATCGAAAAATTACGATAAAAATCGTGCCCCGAAACTACTTGGACAGCCCACTGTTGTCTACTTCCATGTGACAGTGTTATCATTGGATTCCATTAACGAAGAATCGATG ACATATGTCACAGACGTATTCCTAGCACAAAGTTGGCGTGATCCGCGTCTACGACTGCCAGAGAACATGAGTGAACAGTATCGTATATTGGATGTCGATTGGTTGCATAGCATTTGGCGTCCCGATTGTTTCTTCAAGAATGCCAAAAAAGTCACCTTCCACGAGATGAGCATACCAAATCATTATCTATGGCTGTACCATGATAAAACCTTGCTCTACATGTCAAA ACTAACTTTGGTGCTATCTTGTGCCATGAAATTTGAGTCCTATCCGCATGACACACAAATCTGTTCCATGATGATTGAGAGTT tatcacACACAGTTGAGGATTTGGTATTTATCTGGAATATGACCGATCCGTTGGTGGTTAATAGCGAAATTGAGTTGCCGCAATTGGATATATCAAATAATTATACAACCGATTGCACTATCGAATACTCAACAG GCAACTTCACTTGTCTGGCTATTGTTTTCAATCTGCGTCGACGTCTTGGCTATCACCTCTTTCACAC CTACATTCCGTCTGCGTTAATCGTGGTCATGTCATGGATTTCTTTTTGGATTAAACCCGAAGCGATACCGGCACGTGTCACACTGGGCGTCACATCGCTACTCACACTCGCCACACAAAACACACAATCACAACAATCGCTGCCGCCGGTATCCTATGTAAAGGCCATCGATGTGTGGATGTCATCGTGTTCGGTATTTGTATTCCTATCGTTAATGGAGTTCGCTGTGGTGAACAACTACATGGGCCCGGTGGCGACGAAAGCCATGAAGGGATACTCGGACGAGAACATACACGATTTGAGTGATATGAAGGTGAGAAAG AATCACCATCGTGAATCCATCATTGAGCCGCAGTATGACACATTCTGCCATGGACATGCCACAGCGATTTATATTGATAAATTCTCACGTTTCTTTTTTCCATTCTCATTTTTTATACTGAACATTGTGTATTGGACAACATTTCTCTAG
- the LOC129247468 gene encoding glycine receptor subunit alpha-2 isoform X2 codes for MRTVFKQLNQQRFLVIFAIHLYLLEKSILMCNCVHGLRNTTESAELVTGIESSLSLPDILPIPSKNYDKNRAPKLLGQPTVVYFHVTVLSLDSINEESMTYVTDVFLAQSWRDPRLRLPENMSEQYRILDVDWLHSIWRPDCFFKNAKKVTFHEMSIPNHYLWLYHDKTLLYMSKLTLVLSCAMKFESYPHDTQICSMMIESLSHTVEDLVFIWNMTDPLVVNSEIELPQLDISNNYTTDCTIEYSTGNFTCLAIVFNLRRRLGYHLFHTYIPSALIVVMSWISFWIKPEAIPARVTLGVTSLLTLATQNTQSQQSLPPVSYVKAIDVWMSSCSVFVFLSLMEFAVVNNYMGPVATKAMKGYSDENIHDLSDMKNHHRESIIEPQYDTFCHGHATAIYIDKFSRFFFPFSFFILNIVYWTTFL; via the exons ATGCGTACAGTGTTTAAACAATTGAATCAACAAAGATTTCTAGTCATTTTCGCCATTCATTTGTATTTGTTGGAAAAATCAATATTGATGTGCAATTGTGTTCATGGTTTAAG AAATACCACTGAAAGCGCAGAATTAGTAACCGGCATCGAGTCAAGTTTATCATTGCCAGATATTCTACCAATACCATCGAAAAATTACGATAAAAATCGTGCCCCGAAACTACTTGGACAGCCCACTGTTGTCTACTTCCATGTGACAGTGTTATCATTGGATTCCATTAACGAAGAATCGATG ACATATGTCACAGACGTATTCCTAGCACAAAGTTGGCGTGATCCGCGTCTACGACTGCCAGAGAACATGAGTGAACAGTATCGTATATTGGATGTCGATTGGTTGCATAGCATTTGGCGTCCCGATTGTTTCTTCAAGAATGCCAAAAAAGTCACCTTCCACGAGATGAGCATACCAAATCATTATCTATGGCTGTACCATGATAAAACCTTGCTCTACATGTCAAA ACTAACTTTGGTGCTATCTTGTGCCATGAAATTTGAGTCCTATCCGCATGACACACAAATCTGTTCCATGATGATTGAGAGTT tatcacACACAGTTGAGGATTTGGTATTTATCTGGAATATGACCGATCCGTTGGTGGTTAATAGCGAAATTGAGTTGCCGCAATTGGATATATCAAATAATTATACAACCGATTGCACTATCGAATACTCAACAG GCAACTTCACTTGTCTGGCTATTGTTTTCAATCTGCGTCGACGTCTTGGCTATCACCTCTTTCACAC CTACATTCCGTCTGCGTTAATCGTGGTCATGTCATGGATTTCTTTTTGGATTAAACCCGAAGCGATACCGGCACGTGTCACACTGGGCGTCACATCGCTACTCACACTCGCCACACAAAACACACAATCACAACAATCGCTGCCGCCGGTATCCTATGTAAAGGCCATCGATGTGTGGATGTCATCGTGTTCGGTATTTGTATTCCTATCGTTAATGGAGTTCGCTGTGGTGAACAACTACATGGGCCCGGTGGCGACGAAAGCCATGAAGGGATACTCGGACGAGAACATACACGATTTGAGTGATATGAAG AATCACCATCGTGAATCCATCATTGAGCCGCAGTATGACACATTCTGCCATGGACATGCCACAGCGATTTATATTGATAAATTCTCACGTTTCTTTTTTCCATTCTCATTTTTTATACTGAACATTGTGTATTGGACAACATTTCTCTAG